The genomic stretch ATTAAGTGTTTCTTCTTCTTTCGGTATGTCATTTATCCATTTGATAAACTTTTCTGTGGTCAGCGGATAATCGTCCCAGGCTTTATTTCCAAATCTAAAAGCAATATCATCACTTAACTGGAAGTTTTTTAGTAGGATCTTCAATTTAGGTTCAATGCTGTTCACATAGACATAGTTGGGGCTTTTCCATCCCAAAATATGCTTGGCGCCCTCTGTTAGCATAGCATCGTAGCCCATTTCTGCTACCATGGCTCCGATCTGATCCGAATAAATCAATTCTGTGTTTCGGAATACCTTGGGAGTATATCCGTTGAAGAGTTCCTTGATTTTAGCCTGATGCCTATACACGAGATTTTTAAATTCATCCCTGCTTTTCAAAGAAGCAAGTGAGTGGGAGTAGGTCTCATTGAGTAATTCTACATGACCGGTTGCCACGAGTTTCTGAAAGCTCTCCAATACGTCTGGAGCATAAGCCTCCATCTGATCCATAAAGGTTCCTGATATAGAGAAGCTGACTTTAAAAGCGCCATTGTATTTGTTGATCAGCTCAAGCAGAAGCGAGTTCATCGGCAAGTAGCATTTTTGGGCTACTTTTCGCATAATACTACGGTTTGAAAAATCATCCCAATAATGGTGATCTTCTCCTATGTCAAAAAAGCGGTACGGCTTTAGACGGTATGGCTGATGGACCTGAAAATAAAAGCAGATATTTCTCATGGTGTCTTTTGTAGTGTTTTATGGTATACTGTGACGAGTTTTTCGGCCACATGCTCCCATTTCAATTTTTTCAATTCTTCAGTTCCTAGCTCTTTGAACATTTTGGAAATACCATCATAGTGAAGTAAGGCAAAAATGGCATCTGCCATAGAGTCAATATCCCAAAAGTCAATTTTTATAGCATTATTCAATACCTCAGCGACTCCGGATTGCTTGGAAATGATCACTGGGGTATTATGTCTTACAGCTTCCAAGGGAGATATCCCAAAAGGTTCTGAAACAGAAGGCATCACATACACATCGGATATGGCATACATGTGATCCACATCATCGCCTTTGAGGAATCCGGTGAAGTGAAATTTCGTGCCCATTCGTAGTTCGGCCACCCGATCGATCATACGGTTTAATAAATCGCCGTTTCCAGCCATCACAAAACGTACATTTGGATCACGTTCTATGACCTTTTTGGCAGCTTCTACAAAGTACTCAGGGCCTTTTTGAAAAGTGATTCTTCCCAGAAAGGTGACGATCTTTTCCGGGACTTTTTTCTGGTAGCTGGACTTGATGATACTCGCATCCAATACAGCATTGTGAAGTACTGTGATTTTATGTGCCGGAACTCCGTATTTATTGATGATGATATTTTTTGTGAGTTGACTTACCGCTACAATATGGTCAGCGGCATGCATTCCTGATCTTTCTATATCATACACGACCTGATTCACAGATTCTCCAGATCGGTCAAATTCCGTGGCATGGACATGGGCTACCAGCGGTTTGCCGCTGATTTCTTTGGCAGCGATGCCCGCAGGAAATGAAAGCCAGTCGTGAGCATGGATAATGTCATGGGCTTTGTTTTTGGCGATGTGGGCTGCAACCAACGCATACCGCGACACCTCCATCATAAGGTCTTTTCCGTATTTTCCGCTAAATTCAAATTTGTTCGAAAACACACTT from Algoriphagus sp. NG3 encodes the following:
- a CDS encoding glycoside hydrolase family 57 protein yields the protein MRNICFYFQVHQPYRLKPYRFFDIGEDHHYWDDFSNRSIMRKVAQKCYLPMNSLLLELINKYNGAFKVSFSISGTFMDQMEAYAPDVLESFQKLVATGHVELLNETYSHSLASLKSRDEFKNLVYRHQAKIKELFNGYTPKVFRNTELIYSDQIGAMVAEMGYDAMLTEGAKHILGWKSPNYVYVNSIEPKLKILLKNFQLSDDIAFRFGNKAWDDYPLTTEKFIKWINDIPKEEETLNLFMDYETFGEHQWSETGIFEFMKHLPEAVFTQTNFGFSTPSETASKVAPVGKIHVPIPISWADEERDLTAWLGNDLQDEAFDRLYELEKLVNAIEDEEIQRDWKYLQTSDHFYYMCTKFFSDGDIHSYFSPYDSPYDAFINYMNVLSDFMMRVKEKSTQAV
- a CDS encoding glycosyltransferase family 4 protein — protein: MKVLMFGWEFPPHISGGLGTACYGLVKGMAHHNQDIIFVVPKLWGDEEPLADFVNASDVTIDYREKRFKKFWKNLTYLEVSSFLVPYLGPDEFKKYTDYSIHDRTDVDESVFSNKFEFSGKYGKDLMMEVSRYALVAAHIAKNKAHDIIHAHDWLSFPAGIAAKEISGKPLVAHVHATEFDRSGESVNQVVYDIERSGMHAADHIVAVSQLTKNIIINKYGVPAHKITVLHNAVLDASIIKSSYQKKVPEKIVTFLGRITFQKGPEYFVEAAKKVIERDPNVRFVMAGNGDLLNRMIDRVAELRMGTKFHFTGFLKGDDVDHMYAISDVYVMPSVSEPFGISPLEAVRHNTPVIISKQSGVAEVLNNAIKIDFWDIDSMADAIFALLHYDGISKMFKELGTEELKKLKWEHVAEKLVTVYHKTLQKTP